A single genomic interval of Stenotrophomonas sp. ZAC14D1_NAIMI4_1 harbors:
- a CDS encoding efflux transporter outer membrane subunit, whose amino-acid sequence MRPDRLFVLAASATLAVLLGGCNLAPAYLRPDGSVPEHYPQADAAATAVAPPPWQAYFKDPVLVGLIGQALQQNRDLGAAAARIEQARAQYRIQNSQRLPSLDAQGSAQRVRTPLSAADDAPRVTVDSYAVQVAVPSFELDFWGRVANLSEAARRQYLATVEARNIGELSLVANVAASYYALRASEQGIDLAERSLDSRRQTLELAQLRMDAGLTSSIDFNQSQALVLQAELQLAQLRRSRALAEQLLQFLVGAPLPSPLPEGLPLQPDAQLARLAAGAPSALLEARPDIRMAEQQLRAANANIGAARALYFPTIALTGAGGYASNELSGLVSDSNRVWSFGAGALLPLFDWGARRARVDAAHAARKERELSYQSTVQNAFREVAGGLQATEQNDVQIAAQVQAVAVQAALVATAQDRYGVGLTPYLEVLDAERNHFSAEQNLLQLRANALQDAVNLYAALGGGQASPTDAPR is encoded by the coding sequence CAGGCCGACGCGGCCGCCACGGCCGTGGCTCCGCCCCCGTGGCAGGCGTACTTCAAGGATCCCGTGCTGGTCGGGCTGATCGGCCAGGCGCTGCAGCAGAACCGTGACCTGGGCGCGGCCGCGGCCCGCATCGAACAGGCACGCGCGCAGTACCGCATCCAGAACAGCCAACGCCTGCCATCACTGGATGCGCAGGGCTCGGCCCAGCGCGTGCGTACCCCGCTCAGTGCGGCGGACGACGCGCCGCGGGTAACCGTGGACAGCTACGCGGTGCAGGTGGCAGTGCCCAGCTTCGAGCTGGACTTCTGGGGCCGTGTCGCCAACCTCAGCGAGGCTGCCCGGCGCCAGTACCTGGCCACGGTGGAAGCGCGCAACATCGGCGAACTGAGCCTGGTGGCAAACGTGGCCGCAAGCTACTACGCGCTGCGGGCAAGCGAGCAGGGCATCGACCTGGCCGAGCGTTCGCTGGACAGCCGCCGGCAGACGCTGGAACTGGCCCAGCTGCGGATGGACGCGGGACTGACCTCGTCCATCGATTTCAACCAGTCGCAGGCCCTGGTACTGCAGGCTGAACTGCAGCTGGCACAGCTGCGCCGCAGTCGTGCATTGGCCGAACAACTGCTGCAGTTCCTGGTGGGTGCGCCGCTGCCGTCGCCGCTGCCCGAGGGCCTGCCATTGCAACCCGACGCCCAGCTGGCCCGGCTGGCCGCGGGAGCGCCCTCGGCATTGCTGGAGGCGCGGCCGGACATCCGCATGGCCGAACAGCAGCTGCGTGCGGCCAATGCCAACATCGGCGCGGCGCGTGCGCTGTACTTCCCCACGATTGCCCTGACCGGCGCAGGCGGCTATGCCTCCAATGAGCTGTCCGGCCTGGTCTCCGACAGCAATCGGGTCTGGTCCTTCGGCGCGGGCGCGCTGCTGCCCCTGTTTGATTGGGGCGCACGCCGTGCGCGTGTCGACGCCGCGCACGCAGCACGAAAAGAACGCGAACTGAGCTACCAGTCCACGGTGCAGAACGCATTCCGTGAAGTGGCAGGTGGCCTTCAGGCCACCGAGCAGAACGATGTGCAGATTGCCGCCCAGGTGCAGGCCGTAGCCGTGCAGGCCGCGCTGGTGGCCACCGCGCAGGACCGCTATGGCGTCGGCCTGACGCCGTACCTGGAGGTGCTTGATGCCGAGCGCAACCACTTCAGTGCCGAACAGAACCTGCTGCAGCTGCGGGCCAATGCCCTGCAGGACGCGGTGAACCTGTACGCCGCCCTCGGAGGCGGCCAGGCCAGCCCCACCGACGCGCCACGCTGA